GACCTGTTGAAGGTCCTCGTTTCGCGCAGCCGGCCCGTGCCCCGGGACCAGCTGATGGAGGTCCTGTGGCCCGGCGTCGATCCCGGCAAGTCCAGCAACCGGCTGTCGGTGCTGCTCAGCACCGTGCGCCAGGTTCTGCAGCCGGTCAAGGACGACCCGCAGCCGTTGCGCACCGACGGCACCACGGTCTGGCTGGACGCGAACCTGGTGAGCATCGACGTCGCGGAATTTCGCACGACCGCCGTCTCCGCGGTGGAAGCGCATCGCGCGGGCAGGTCCGAAGCCATCGCGCTCCTGTACCGGGGCGCCGCCTTGTACACGGGGGACTTTCTCGAGGACGATCCGTACGCGGACTGGGCACAACACACGGTCGAAGAACTGCGCGCCTTGCACCAGGCGGTACTGCGCGCCCTGATCCACCGCTGCCAGACCAACGGCGACGTGGACGAGGTCGTCCGCCACACCCTGCGACTCCTCGAGGACGACCCCTACGACGAGCAGGCGCACGTGAATCTGATCCAGGTCCTGCTCACGGCGCGCCGGGTCGGAGAAGCCCGCCGCCGCCACGAGATCTACCGGCGTGCCATGGACGAGATCGGCGTCGAACCCCGCGCGATGCCCGCACTCCGGCCGCAGGCCGCTGCGCTGCCGAATTGGCCGCCTAAGGCGTTGTG
The nucleotide sequence above comes from Amycolatopsis sp. AA4. Encoded proteins:
- a CDS encoding BTAD domain-containing putative transcriptional regulator; amino-acid sequence: MLREDAETHGGTGRGPQGGRLGWDAVPVSMPGLAASGFLAAVPEHGFGPDAECGAIGRHSATEVPRKVAIYALGTFRVTRNGVAVPRTAWQSRKARDLLKVLVSRSRPVPRDQLMEVLWPGVDPGKSSNRLSVLLSTVRQVLQPVKDDPQPLRTDGTTVWLDANLVSIDVAEFRTTAVSAVEAHRAGRSEAIALLYRGAALYTGDFLEDDPYADWAQHTVEELRALHQAVLRALIHRCQTNGDVDEVVRHTLRLLEDDPYDEQAHVNLIQVLLTARRVGEARRRHEIYRRAMDEIGVEPRAMPALRPQAAALPNWPPKAL